From Sardina pilchardus chromosome 9, fSarPil1.1, whole genome shotgun sequence, a single genomic window includes:
- the hesx1 gene encoding homeobox expressed in ES cells 1 has translation MASLVYGVKEIRPNDGKSKFTIDRILGLDQEEQHMKIKPYRPWADKLPAQVCVIPESACASGIDYSGERTTQLSTDSYRKALNWYIGRRPRTAFTSLQIEILESIFQVNYYPGIDVREELAKQLHLDEDRIQVGDLVSEQKSKAQEIPS, from the exons ATGGCCTCTCTGGTCTATGGAGTCAAGGAGATCAGACCAAATGATGGCAAATCAAAGTTCACAATCGACAGGATCCTTGGTCTGGACCAGGAAGAACAACATATGAAGATTAAACCCTATCGACCTTGGGCAG ATAAGCTACCGGCACAGGTATGCGTCATTCCTGAAAGCGCTTGCGCATCAGGCATAGACTACAGCGGAGAGAGGACCACACAACTCTCTACAGACTCGTACCGAAAAGCGCTAAACTGGTACATAGGACGTAGACCTAGAACTGCCTTCACCAGCCTGCAA ATTGAGATCCTTGAGAGTATTTTCCAAGTGAATTATTATCCTGGGATAGATGTGAGAGAAGAACTGGCTAAGCAGCTACATCTAGATGAAGATAGAATTCAGGTAGGAG ATTTGGTTTCAGAACAGAAGAGCAAAGCTCAAGAGATCCCATCGTGA